In a single window of the Deinococcus aetherius genome:
- a CDS encoding MFS transporter, producing the protein MSFRLPARLLRFPLTFLTAALAVELLDELVDGVTGAAWPLVRQDLSLSYAEIGLLLGVPALLANLIEPAFGVLADFGRRRALILGGGVVFALSLALFAVAGGFWPLLLASVLFYPASGAFVALTQAALMDADPARREQNMARWALAGSVGNVVGPLLIGLAVTLGLGWRPVFALLAALTVAVLALAWRSREALAGEGDGDTSPSWRIAAAEGWAALRRGEVRRFLILLECANLPLDVFRGFLALYFVDAVGTSPALASLAVAVLTGVGLVGDALVVPLLERVSGLHFLRLSAWAVAVVLPAFLLVPSPGVKLALVGALGLLTSGWYAVLQARLYGSLPERSGTVMALGSVAGLAGGAVLPLLGLVADRFGVTAAMWLLLAGPLALIVGLPRRN; encoded by the coding sequence GTGTCGTTTCGACTGCCAGCGCGCCTTCTACGCTTTCCGCTGACCTTCCTGACCGCCGCCCTGGCGGTCGAACTTCTCGACGAGCTGGTGGACGGCGTGACGGGCGCCGCGTGGCCGCTCGTCAGACAGGACCTCTCGCTCTCCTACGCCGAGATCGGGCTTCTGCTCGGCGTGCCCGCCCTCCTCGCCAACCTGATCGAGCCCGCCTTCGGGGTGCTGGCCGACTTCGGGCGGCGGCGGGCGCTGATTCTCGGCGGGGGCGTGGTCTTTGCCCTTTCGCTCGCGCTGTTCGCCGTGGCAGGTGGGTTCTGGCCGCTGCTCCTTGCGTCAGTGCTGTTCTACCCTGCGTCGGGGGCGTTCGTGGCCCTCACCCAGGCCGCGCTGATGGACGCCGACCCCGCCCGGCGCGAACAGAACATGGCCCGCTGGGCGCTGGCCGGGTCAGTGGGCAACGTGGTCGGCCCCCTCCTGATCGGCCTCGCCGTGACCCTGGGGCTGGGGTGGCGGCCCGTCTTCGCGCTGCTGGCCGCCCTGACCGTGGCGGTGCTGGCCCTCGCGTGGCGGTCGCGTGAGGCGTTGGCGGGTGAGGGAGACGGCGACACGTCCCCGAGCTGGAGGATTGCGGCGGCGGAGGGCTGGGCCGCCCTGCGCCGGGGGGAGGTTCGCCGCTTCCTGATCCTGCTGGAGTGCGCGAACCTGCCCCTGGACGTGTTTCGCGGCTTCCTCGCCCTGTACTTCGTGGACGCGGTGGGGACGAGTCCCGCGCTGGCGAGCCTCGCCGTGGCGGTGCTGACCGGGGTCGGGCTGGTGGGGGACGCACTCGTGGTCCCGTTGCTGGAGCGTGTCTCCGGCCTGCACTTCCTGCGCCTGAGCGCGTGGGCGGTGGCGGTCGTCCTTCCGGCCTTCCTGCTCGTGCCCTCGCCTGGGGTCAAACTGGCCCTGGTGGGGGCGCTCGGCCTGCTGACCTCCGGGTGGTACGCGGTCTTGCAGGCGCGGCTGTACGGCAGCCTCCCGGAGCGCAGCGGTACGGTCATGGCGCTGGGCAGCGTGGCGGGGCTGGCCGGGGGGGCGGTGCTGCCCCTGCTGGGGCTCGTCGCCGACCGCTTTGGGGTGACGGCGGCGATGTGGTTGCTGCTGGCGGGGCCTTTGGCGTTGATCGTGGGACTACCCCGGCGGAACTGA
- a CDS encoding DUF4383 domain-containing protein: MVRTFAQVAGIIYLLVGILGFFPALLSAPTGPDLAIDAFHGRLLGLFPVNLTHNIVHLAIGLWGITAARSLSGAVGFARGLTVLYVILGIMGLIPGLNTMFGLAPLHGNDVWLHFGTALVAAYFGWGAARDTSASYR, from the coding sequence ATGGTACGAACTTTCGCTCAGGTGGCGGGCATTATTTACCTTCTGGTTGGCATTCTGGGTTTCTTCCCCGCGCTGCTTTCGGCCCCCACAGGCCCCGACCTCGCCATCGACGCCTTTCACGGGCGTCTGCTGGGGCTCTTTCCCGTCAACCTGACGCACAACATCGTCCACCTCGCCATCGGGCTGTGGGGAATCACCGCCGCCCGTTCCCTGAGCGGCGCCGTCGGCTTTGCCCGTGGCCTGACCGTTCTCTACGTCATCCTCGGCATCATGGGATTGATTCCCGGCCTGAATACCATGTTCGGCCTCGCCCCGCTGCACGGCAACGACGTGTGGCTGCACTTTGGCACGGCCCTGGTCGCCGCCTACTTCGGCTGGGGCGCCGCGCGGGACACGAGCGCGAGCTACCGCTGA
- a CDS encoding methylenetetrahydrofolate reductase: MTASNTRVNTRVSVELVPRSRSSLRAELEVVANHLPAVDTVNVPDLTRYSTRSWQGCALARPRYRAIPHVRSVDLNPREPLAMAETLDAAGIDEVLIITGDAPADMSARVYDVDAVQAIRRFRRELPHLRVYAGLDPYRQSFTRERDYMERKLDAGACGFFTQPFFDLRLMDAYADLIPEGAEIWWGATTVLTESTLNYWRARNHAVFPRSFQCTLEWNRNFAAQTLEFARERGHHAYFMPVKADVREYLEGIV; the protein is encoded by the coding sequence GTGACCGCCAGCAACACCCGCGTCAACACCCGCGTCTCCGTCGAACTCGTCCCACGTAGCCGCAGCAGCCTGCGCGCGGAGTTGGAAGTCGTGGCGAACCATCTACCCGCCGTGGACACGGTGAACGTGCCCGACCTGACCCGCTACTCCACCCGCTCCTGGCAGGGCTGCGCGCTCGCCCGGCCCCGCTACCGCGCGATCCCACACGTCAGATCGGTGGACCTCAACCCGCGCGAGCCGCTGGCGATGGCGGAGACGCTGGACGCGGCGGGCATCGACGAGGTTCTGATCATCACCGGGGACGCGCCCGCCGACATGAGCGCCAGGGTGTACGACGTGGACGCGGTGCAGGCGATCCGCCGTTTCCGGCGCGAGTTGCCCCACCTCCGGGTGTACGCCGGGCTGGACCCCTACCGCCAGAGCTTCACCCGCGAGCGCGACTACATGGAGCGCAAACTGGACGCGGGGGCCTGCGGCTTTTTCACCCAGCCCTTCTTCGACCTGCGCCTGATGGACGCCTACGCCGACCTGATTCCCGAGGGAGCCGAGATCTGGTGGGGGGCGACCACGGTGCTCACGGAAAGCACCCTGAATTACTGGCGGGCGCGCAACCACGCCGTCTTTCCGCGCTCCTTCCAGTGCACCCTGGAGTGGAATCGCAACTTCGCCGCGCAGACGCTGGAGTTCGCCCGCGAGCGGGGCCATCACGCCTACTTCATGCCGGTGAAGGCGGACGTGCGGGAGTACCTGGAGGGGATCGTTTAG
- a CDS encoding DMT family transporter translates to MSPRDLTALLVLSALWGGSFLFMRIAAPVLGPVVLIELRVLIAGLALLTFAVATRSLPSFRVRWRQFLVIGVVNSALPFLLISAATVQITASLAATLNATTPLFGALVAAVWLGERLSWGKGAGLLLGLMGVALLVGFGPLPLTSPVWLSIGASLLGALSYGVAAVYTKLRMTGVPPFALALYSQLCAAVVLLPAVPFALPTVLPSGVVILSVLALALLSTAVAYLLYFGLIQRVGPTRATTVTYLSPAFGIVWGALLLREPLTLWSFLGFGLILASVALVTGPVLPGRQADTQADTELGA, encoded by the coding sequence ATGTCACCCCGAGATTTGACCGCACTGCTCGTCCTCTCCGCCCTGTGGGGGGGCTCGTTCCTCTTCATGCGGATCGCCGCGCCGGTCCTCGGTCCGGTCGTCCTGATCGAATTGCGCGTCCTCATCGCTGGCCTCGCGCTGCTGACTTTTGCCGTCGCCACACGGTCGTTGCCCAGCTTCCGCGTCCGCTGGCGGCAATTTCTGGTGATCGGCGTCGTCAACTCGGCGCTGCCGTTCCTGCTCATCTCGGCGGCCACCGTGCAGATCACGGCGTCCCTGGCGGCCACCCTCAACGCGACGACACCTCTGTTCGGGGCCCTGGTGGCGGCGGTCTGGCTCGGCGAGCGCCTGTCCTGGGGCAAGGGTGCGGGGCTGCTTCTCGGCCTGATGGGCGTGGCTCTCCTGGTCGGCTTCGGCCCTCTCCCGCTCACGTCCCCCGTGTGGCTTTCCATCGGAGCCTCCCTGCTCGGGGCGCTGTCGTACGGGGTGGCCGCCGTGTACACGAAACTCCGGATGACGGGTGTGCCGCCTTTCGCACTCGCGCTGTACAGTCAGTTGTGCGCCGCAGTCGTTCTGCTGCCCGCCGTGCCGTTCGCGCTCCCCACCGTCCTTCCGTCTGGAGTCGTCATTCTTTCGGTGCTCGCGCTCGCCCTCCTCTCCACGGCCGTCGCGTATCTGCTCTATTTCGGCCTCATCCAACGCGTGGGGCCGACCAGGGCGACGACCGTGACGTACCTGTCGCCCGCCTTCGGCATCGTCTGGGGCGCGCTTCTGCTGCGTGAGCCGTTGACGTTGTGGAGCTTCCTGGGCTTCGGGCTCATTCTCGCAAGCGTCGCGCTCGTGACCGGTCCGGTCCTGCCGGGGCGGCAGGCGGACACACAAGCGGATACCGAACTGGGGGCGTGA
- a CDS encoding prephenate dehydratase: MNGQRGTQTQEPQTGAAPHLTVAFQGNPGAYGEIAALNALKSAGVPHSGVTTRGYPTFHEVARAVEGGEADYGTLPVENSLMGAIHQAIDLLSETELHVVGEVVVRVSHCLMALPGVPIEDVRRVVSQQPALDQCTGLIRKYGLQPVPGHDTAGSAKDLAARGARDEAAIASARAAELYGLDILAREIEDEPFNFTRFMLLARHEPEVSDVPHKTSLVFAVRHTPGFLVETLNELRGLNLSRIESRPRRDRAWSYLMYVDIEGNARDPQVAQALAGVLRKASYAKIIGSYPRAMETVG; this comes from the coding sequence ATGAACGGGCAGCGGGGCACGCAGACACAGGAGCCGCAGACCGGGGCGGCGCCGCACCTCACCGTCGCCTTCCAGGGCAACCCGGGCGCCTACGGGGAGATCGCGGCCCTCAACGCTCTGAAGAGCGCGGGGGTGCCCCACTCCGGCGTCACCACGCGCGGCTACCCCACCTTCCACGAGGTCGCGCGGGCGGTCGAGGGGGGCGAGGCCGACTACGGCACCCTGCCCGTCGAGAACAGCCTGATGGGCGCGATCCACCAGGCCATCGACCTCCTGAGCGAGACGGAACTCCACGTCGTCGGCGAGGTCGTGGTGCGGGTGAGCCACTGCCTGATGGCGCTGCCCGGGGTGCCCATCGAGGACGTGCGGCGGGTGGTCTCGCAGCAGCCCGCGCTCGACCAGTGCACGGGGCTGATCCGCAAGTACGGCCTTCAGCCCGTCCCCGGGCATGACACGGCGGGGAGCGCCAAGGACCTCGCCGCGCGGGGGGCCCGGGACGAGGCGGCCATCGCCTCCGCCCGCGCCGCCGAGCTGTACGGCCTGGACATCCTCGCGCGCGAGATCGAGGACGAGCCCTTCAACTTCACCCGCTTCATGCTCCTCGCCCGCCACGAGCCCGAAGTGTCGGACGTGCCGCACAAAACCAGCCTCGTCTTCGCCGTGCGCCATACCCCCGGCTTCCTCGTCGAGACGCTGAACGAACTGCGCGGCCTGAACCTCTCGCGCATCGAGTCGCGCCCCCGCCGTGACCGTGCCTGGAGCTACCTGATGTACGTGGACATCGAGGGAAACGCCCGCGACCCGCAAGTCGCCCAAGCCCTCGCCGGGGTGCTGAGAAAGGCGAGCTACGCGAAGATCATCGGGAGCTACCCGAGGGCGATGGAGACGGTGGGGTGA
- the ada gene encoding bifunctional DNA-binding transcriptional regulator/O6-methylguanine-DNA methyltransferase Ada, producing MTQVRSTALQEDALWQAVLNRDSSWDGQFYYGVRSTGIYCRPSCPSRRPKRENVEFFDHAESADAAGFRPCLRCRPTEVEGRRRAVLHIQHLLDTVEPTPSLTQLADAVGLSPFHLQRVFKAEMGVTPKQYALARRGERVKRELREGVSVTAALYGAGHSSPRTLYDRATDQIGMPPSSYRMGGAGQCITFAVAESVLGPMLVAATGRGLVAVRFGDAETLVRSLHAEYPRATFVQDEAPLGEYLEALHRHLAGVRRDPPLPTDLPGTDFQRRVWDALRSIPYGETRSYAQVAEMLGEPRAVRAVARACAVNPVALVVPCHRVVRSGGALGGYRWGTERKRTLLEHEKSHTAG from the coding sequence ATGACTCAAGTGCGCTCGACCGCCCTTCAAGAAGATGCCCTCTGGCAGGCCGTGTTGAACCGCGACTCCTCCTGGGACGGACAGTTCTACTACGGTGTGCGTTCCACGGGCATCTACTGCCGTCCCTCGTGCCCGTCGCGCCGCCCGAAACGCGAGAACGTCGAGTTCTTCGACCATGCGGAGAGCGCCGACGCCGCCGGGTTCCGTCCCTGCCTGCGGTGCAGGCCCACGGAAGTCGAGGGGCGGCGACGTGCCGTTTTGCACATCCAGCATCTTCTGGACACCGTGGAGCCCACGCCGTCCCTCACGCAGCTCGCCGATGCGGTCGGGCTCAGTCCCTTTCACCTTCAGCGGGTGTTCAAGGCGGAGATGGGCGTGACGCCCAAGCAGTACGCGCTCGCACGGCGGGGTGAGCGGGTCAAGCGTGAACTCCGGGAGGGCGTGAGCGTGACCGCCGCCCTGTACGGGGCCGGTCACTCCTCACCCCGCACCCTCTACGACCGCGCGACCGACCAGATCGGTATGCCGCCGAGCAGTTACCGGATGGGTGGCGCGGGCCAGTGCATCACCTTCGCCGTCGCCGAGAGTGTGCTGGGGCCCATGCTGGTGGCCGCCACCGGGCGGGGCCTCGTGGCGGTGCGCTTCGGGGACGCGGAAACACTCGTCCGGAGCCTGCACGCCGAGTACCCCCGGGCCACGTTCGTGCAGGACGAGGCGCCGCTCGGCGAGTACCTGGAGGCCCTGCACCGGCACCTCGCGGGCGTCCGGCGCGATCCGCCCCTGCCCACCGACCTGCCGGGGACAGACTTCCAACGCAGAGTCTGGGACGCGCTGCGCTCCATCCCCTACGGCGAAACACGCTCGTATGCCCAGGTGGCCGAGATGCTCGGTGAGCCCAGGGCGGTGCGTGCCGTGGCGCGGGCCTGTGCGGTCAATCCCGTCGCCCTCGTCGTGCCGTGTCACCGGGTCGTTCGTTCGGGCGGCGCCCTTGGCGGCTACCGCTGGGGTACCGAACGCAAGCGAACCCTGCTCGAACACGAGAAGAGCCACACCGCCGGGTGA
- the metH gene encoding methionine synthase, whose amino-acid sequence MAADTRDIRAHARERILVLDGAWGTMLQRAGLTEGDFRWDGADPLRMYRGNFDLLQLTRPDVIRGVHRAYFEAGADIASTNTFNSTAISQADYGTEHLVREMNEAGARLAREVADEFTARDGRPRWVAGSVGPTNRTATLSPDVERPEFRNVTFDDLVAAYTEQVEGLLAGGADLILIETVFDTLNAKAALFACEEMFSRAGRHLPVMLSGTITDASGRTLSGQTPEAFAVSTEHANLFSLGLNCALGADLLRPHLRAIAANTEALVSVHPNAGLPNAFGEYDETPGHTASVLRSFAEEGLVNIVGGCCGTTPEHIRAIKEAVAGLPPRTAPRLPPYLRLSGLEAFTVTPETNFVNVGERTNVTGSPKFSKAILAGDYDAGLKIARQQVVNGAQLVDVNFDEGMLDGEGAMVKFVNLLAGEPDISRVPLMLDSSRWEVLEAGLKRVQGKAVVNSISLKDGEAKFLERARLLRRYGAAAVVMAFDEEGQADSVERRIAITSRAYRLLTEEAAFPPQDIIFDPNVLTVATGLEEHDRYALDFIEATRWIKANLPGALVSGGISNVSFSFRGNNHVREAMHAVFLYHAIRAGLDMGIVNAGMLAVYDDIGPELREAVEDVILARRPDATERLIALAESFKDVKREASAQSAWRELPVAERLQHALVQGITDHVTEDAEEAYQLLGSPLAVIEGPLMDGMNVVGDLFGAGKMFLPQVVKSARVMKRAVAHLTPYLEAEQTGSSGKGKVLLATVKGDVHDIGKNIVGVVLACNGYQVTDLGVMVPTEKILDTAREMGADVIGLSGLITPSLDEMVNVAREMTRRGLKTPLLIGGATTSRAHTAVKIDPAYDGTVVHVLDASRAVGVVGDLLADEGAVQQRTRAEYDTLRERHGGRQVRLIPLNEARERAPRLSPAAVPAPHVLGRTVIEQPIAELLDYIDWTPFFIAWEMKGIYPNILTDPLRGAEARKLFDDAQALLRRVVDEGLMKARGVIGLWPAHREGDDIVVETGAVEAVEADTLDHGTHELAAGRAPLSPVTRLHTLRQQRDQTTPNTALADFVSLRGDHIGAFAVAIHGAEELAREYERQHDDYMSILTKAVADRLAEAFAEKLHRDVRTHYWGYAPEETLGNDDLIKERYIGIRPAPGYPAQPDHTEKRTIFDLLNAGEIGLSLTESCAMTPASAVSGLYFAHPEARYFAVGRIGRDGVEDYAERKGWTLEEAERWLGPILAYDPGKFPAPPPQPTAHTPQPVRGAQ is encoded by the coding sequence GTGGCGGCAGACACACGCGACATTCGCGCACACGCGCGGGAACGGATTCTGGTGCTCGACGGGGCCTGGGGCACCATGCTCCAGCGGGCGGGATTGACAGAGGGCGACTTCCGCTGGGACGGCGCCGATCCCCTGCGGATGTACCGGGGCAACTTCGACCTGCTGCAACTCACCCGGCCCGACGTGATCCGGGGCGTTCACCGCGCGTATTTCGAGGCGGGCGCGGACATCGCCAGCACGAACACCTTCAACTCGACGGCGATTTCCCAGGCCGACTACGGCACCGAACATCTGGTACGCGAGATGAACGAGGCGGGCGCGAGGCTGGCCCGCGAGGTCGCCGACGAGTTCACGGCCCGCGACGGTCGCCCCCGCTGGGTCGCCGGGTCGGTCGGCCCCACCAACCGCACGGCCACCCTCTCCCCCGACGTGGAACGGCCCGAGTTCCGCAACGTCACCTTCGACGATCTGGTCGCCGCGTACACCGAGCAGGTGGAGGGGCTGCTGGCGGGCGGCGCCGACCTCATCCTGATCGAGACCGTCTTCGACACCCTGAACGCGAAGGCGGCCCTCTTCGCCTGCGAGGAAATGTTCAGCCGCGCGGGCCGTCACCTCCCAGTCATGCTGTCGGGGACGATCACGGACGCTTCCGGGCGCACGCTGAGCGGGCAGACGCCGGAAGCGTTCGCGGTGAGCACCGAGCACGCGAATCTCTTCAGCCTGGGCCTGAACTGCGCGCTGGGGGCGGACCTGCTGCGGCCCCACCTGCGGGCGATTGCGGCGAACACGGAAGCCCTCGTGTCCGTCCACCCCAACGCGGGCCTGCCCAACGCCTTCGGGGAGTACGACGAGACGCCGGGTCACACGGCCTCCGTGCTGCGCTCCTTCGCCGAGGAGGGGCTGGTCAACATCGTGGGCGGCTGCTGCGGCACAACGCCAGAGCACATCCGCGCGATCAAGGAGGCGGTGGCCGGTCTTCCTCCCCGCACTGCCCCCAGACTTCCGCCCTACCTGCGCCTGAGCGGCCTCGAAGCCTTCACCGTCACCCCCGAGACGAACTTCGTGAACGTGGGCGAGCGGACGAACGTCACGGGCAGCCCCAAGTTCAGCAAGGCGATCCTGGCGGGCGACTACGACGCAGGGCTCAAGATCGCGCGCCAGCAGGTCGTCAACGGCGCACAGCTCGTGGACGTGAACTTCGACGAGGGGATGCTGGACGGCGAAGGAGCGATGGTGAAGTTCGTCAACCTCCTCGCGGGCGAGCCGGACATCTCCCGCGTGCCGTTGATGCTCGACTCCTCGCGCTGGGAGGTGCTGGAGGCGGGCCTGAAGCGGGTGCAGGGCAAGGCGGTCGTGAACTCGATCTCGCTGAAAGACGGGGAGGCAAAGTTTCTGGAACGGGCCCGGCTGCTGCGCCGGTACGGGGCCGCTGCCGTCGTCATGGCCTTCGACGAGGAGGGGCAAGCGGACAGCGTGGAGCGGCGCATCGCCATCACCTCCCGCGCGTACCGGCTGCTGACCGAGGAGGCCGCCTTTCCTCCGCAGGACATCATCTTCGACCCCAACGTGCTGACCGTGGCGACGGGGCTGGAGGAGCACGACCGCTACGCTCTGGACTTCATCGAGGCGACGCGCTGGATCAAGGCGAACCTGCCGGGGGCGCTCGTGTCGGGCGGCATCTCCAACGTGTCCTTCTCCTTCCGGGGCAACAATCACGTCCGCGAGGCGATGCACGCCGTCTTCCTGTACCACGCGATCCGGGCGGGCCTCGACATGGGCATCGTCAACGCGGGGATGCTCGCCGTCTATGACGACATCGGGCCCGAACTGCGTGAGGCGGTGGAGGATGTGATTCTGGCGCGAAGGCCGGACGCGACCGAACGCCTGATTGCCCTCGCGGAGAGCTTCAAGGACGTGAAGCGCGAGGCGAGCGCCCAGAGTGCGTGGCGTGAACTTCCGGTCGCCGAACGTCTCCAGCACGCCCTCGTGCAGGGCATCACCGACCACGTGACCGAGGACGCGGAGGAGGCATATCAGCTTCTCGGCTCCCCTCTGGCCGTGATCGAGGGGCCGCTGATGGACGGCATGAACGTGGTAGGCGACCTCTTCGGGGCCGGGAAGATGTTCCTGCCGCAGGTGGTCAAATCCGCCCGCGTGATGAAGCGCGCCGTCGCCCACCTCACCCCCTACCTGGAGGCCGAGCAGACGGGGAGCAGCGGGAAGGGGAAAGTCCTCCTCGCCACGGTGAAGGGTGACGTGCACGACATCGGCAAGAACATCGTGGGCGTGGTGCTCGCCTGCAACGGGTATCAGGTGACGGACCTCGGCGTGATGGTGCCCACCGAGAAGATTCTGGACACGGCGCGGGAGATGGGCGCGGACGTGATCGGTCTCTCCGGCCTGATCACCCCCAGCCTCGACGAGATGGTGAACGTGGCGCGGGAAATGACGCGGCGCGGTTTGAAGACACCGCTCCTGATCGGCGGCGCCACGACCAGCCGGGCACACACGGCAGTCAAGATCGACCCCGCCTACGACGGCACGGTCGTTCACGTCCTTGACGCCAGCCGCGCGGTCGGGGTGGTGGGCGACCTGCTGGCCGACGAGGGCGCCGTGCAGCAACGCACCCGCGCCGAGTACGACACCCTGCGAGAACGGCACGGCGGGCGGCAGGTGCGGCTGATTCCCCTAAATGAGGCCCGCGAGCGTGCCCCCCGCCTCTCCCCCGCCGCCGTGCCCGCGCCGCACGTCCTGGGCCGGACGGTCATCGAGCAGCCCATCGCCGAACTCCTCGACTACATCGACTGGACGCCCTTTTTCATCGCCTGGGAGATGAAGGGCATCTACCCCAACATTCTCACCGACCCCCTGCGCGGCGCAGAGGCCCGCAAACTCTTCGACGACGCCCAGGCGCTCCTCCGCCGTGTGGTGGACGAAGGGTTGATGAAAGCGCGCGGCGTGATCGGCCTGTGGCCCGCGCATCGTGAGGGGGACGACATCGTGGTGGAGACGGGGGCGGTGGAAGCGGTCGAAGCAGACACCCTCGACCACGGGACGCACGAGCTGGCGGCGGGGCGGGCACCGCTCTCCCCCGTCACCCGCCTGCACACCCTGCGCCAACAGCGTGACCAGACAACGCCGAATACCGCACTGGCCGATTTCGTGAGCCTGCGGGGGGACCACATCGGCGCCTTCGCGGTCGCCATCCACGGGGCCGAAGAACTCGCCCGCGAATACGAGAGGCAGCACGACGACTACATGAGCATCCTGACCAAGGCGGTCGCGGACCGACTCGCCGAGGCCTTCGCCGAGAAGCTGCACCGCGACGTGCGGACCCATTACTGGGGCTACGCGCCCGAGGAGACGCTGGGCAACGACGACCTCATCAAGGAACGGTACATCGGCATCCGCCCCGCGCCCGGTTACCCCGCCCAGCCCGACCACACCGAGAAGCGCACCATTTTCGACCTCCTGAATGCTGGGGAGATCGGCCTCTCGCTCACCGAGTCCTGCGCGATGACCCCCGCCTCCGCCGTCTCCGGCCTGTACTTCGCCCACCCCGAGGCACGTTACTTCGCCGTGGGCCGCATCGGGCGCGATGGGGTGGAGGACTACGCGGAGCGCAAGGGCTGGACCCTGGAGGAGGCGGAGCGGTGGCTGGGGCCGATCCTGGCGTATGACCCCGGGAAGTTCCCGGCACCTCCCCCACAACCGACGGCCCACACCCCACAACCCGTGAGGGGCGCCCAGTGA
- a CDS encoding HD-GYP domain-containing protein encodes MLAAARQLLSRSDPSSGMYRPLTLVALALFVVMCAVVRPPGSVMVFVIFLLLPWTWREGWAGLRWTLPMSAVSSLPLRLTVYAGQPWLLLLTGLVASGVILGVIAWLRERELRAQRNFARTLEALDVGGLRVAHAASSAEVVAATLRALEQLGVSEDIALVHLEREPRVLGASGGFAPALHLTLPALASLGQSTGDAWTTLRGVDHPLVRVAGVIDVVPVHLGEPQPHVRALILLSRPAGRAFPPAQRTMIDAVVRLFAARLAQHQAVQELRAAHEHTLLALGLALEQRDFETQGHTLRVAELSVSLARALGLGEEAQELLRRGAYLHDVGKLGIPDTVLLKPGRLTPEERAVIEEHVTIGHTMLERLPFLPAEVLGIVRHHHERWDGTGYPDRLRGEAVPPLARLFAVVDVYDALTSERPYKAAWSPERALAELERGAGTQFDPRVVEAFVRLQRRGAEVAQPA; translated from the coding sequence ATGCTCGCTGCCGCGCGACAACTGCTGTCTCGTTCCGACCCGTCGTCCGGCATGTACCGGCCCCTCACCCTCGTCGCGCTCGCGCTGTTCGTGGTGATGTGCGCTGTGGTCCGGCCGCCGGGCAGCGTGATGGTGTTCGTCATCTTCCTGCTCCTGCCCTGGACCTGGCGCGAGGGCTGGGCGGGGTTGCGCTGGACGCTGCCCATGAGCGCCGTGAGTTCGCTGCCGCTGCGGCTGACCGTCTACGCGGGGCAGCCGTGGCTCCTGCTTCTAACTGGCCTGGTCGCCAGCGGCGTGATTCTCGGCGTGATCGCGTGGTTGCGCGAGCGCGAGTTGCGGGCACAGCGCAATTTCGCGCGCACCCTGGAGGCGCTGGATGTGGGCGGCCTGCGGGTGGCCCACGCGGCGAGCAGCGCGGAGGTCGTGGCCGCGACCCTGCGGGCCCTCGAACAACTGGGCGTCAGCGAGGACATCGCCCTCGTGCACCTGGAACGCGAGCCCCGGGTGCTGGGGGCCAGCGGCGGCTTTGCGCCCGCGCTGCACCTGACCCTGCCCGCCCTGGCCTCCCTGGGACAAAGCACAGGTGACGCGTGGACGACCCTGCGCGGGGTGGACCATCCCCTCGTGCGGGTTGCGGGCGTCATCGACGTGGTTCCCGTACACCTCGGCGAGCCCCAGCCCCACGTCCGCGCCCTGATCCTGCTGTCCAGACCCGCAGGTCGTGCCTTTCCCCCCGCCCAGCGCACGATGATCGACGCGGTGGTGCGCCTCTTCGCGGCCCGGCTCGCCCAGCACCAGGCGGTGCAGGAGTTGCGAGCGGCCCACGAGCACACCCTGCTCGCGCTGGGCCTGGCGCTCGAACAGCGCGACTTCGAGACCCAGGGCCACACCCTGCGCGTGGCCGAACTCAGCGTGTCGCTCGCCCGCGCCCTCGGCCTGGGCGAGGAGGCGCAGGAATTGCTGCGGCGCGGCGCCTACCTCCACGACGTCGGCAAGCTGGGCATTCCGGACACCGTGCTGCTCAAGCCGGGGCGGCTCACCCCCGAGGAACGTGCCGTGATCGAGGAACACGTCACCATCGGGCACACCATGCTGGAGAGGCTGCCCTTCCTGCCCGCCGAGGTGCTGGGCATCGTGCGGCACCACCATGAACGCTGGGACGGCACCGGCTACCCGGACCGCCTGCGCGGCGAGGCGGTGCCTCCCCTGGCCCGCCTCTTCGCGGTCGTGGACGTGTACGACGCCCTCACGAGCGAGCGGCCCTACAAGGCGGCCTGGTCCCCCGAACGGGCCCTCGCCGAGCTGGAGCGGGGCGCGGGCACCCAGTTCGACCCCCGCGTCGTCGAGGCCTTCGTGCGCCTGCAACGCCGGGGGGCGGAGGTGGCGCAGCCCGCCTGA